A single region of the Anaerolineales bacterium genome encodes:
- a CDS encoding GNAT family N-acetyltransferase, translating into MFTIERLGAAELTHHHADLAALLINVVEGGSSVGFIAPLSEETADAFWGKIGAEVDAGKRLVLAAIEGDSDNQHIVGCVHLALAAPLNGTHRAEVQKLLVHSLHRQKGIATALMTAIEDAARGLGKSLLVLDTESGSTADGLYERWGFVRSGVIPQYAQNSTGTALIDTVIYYKLV; encoded by the coding sequence GTGTTTACCATTGAGCGCCTCGGCGCAGCGGAACTCACCCACCATCACGCCGATCTCGCGGCGCTGTTGATTAACGTCGTTGAGGGGGGATCGTCTGTGGGCTTTATCGCCCCACTTTCAGAAGAAACAGCCGATGCCTTTTGGGGCAAAATCGGCGCAGAGGTTGACGCGGGCAAACGCCTTGTCTTGGCTGCCATTGAAGGCGATAGCGACAACCAGCACATCGTTGGCTGTGTCCATCTTGCCCTTGCTGCACCCCTGAATGGAACACACCGCGCCGAGGTTCAGAAACTCCTCGTCCACAGCCTCCACCGTCAAAAAGGGATTGCCACTGCCTTGATGACAGCAATAGAGGACGCGGCGCGGGGTCTGGGAAAATCCCTCTTGGTTCTGGATACCGAATCGGGCAGCACAGCCGACGGGCTTTACGAACGGTGGGGGTTTGTCCGTTCGGGGGTGATTCCTCAGTATGCTCAAAACAGCACCGGCACCGCCCTCATTGACACGGTGATTTACTACAAGCTGGTGTGA